The genomic segment CAGCTGTGTCTGCTGGTTTGGAGCGGAAACCTCCACTATCGTAAGTAGTAACATTGAATGTATGGTGTATTTCTCTTGCTTTTTGTATTTCATGGTGAAAACCATCTTAAATTTTACCATGATGGTAGGCTAAAATACTGTCTCAGCCTGAAGACTTGTCTAGAAGTGGTGGGGGCTTGTGTCCCCACAACTTTTTGAAAGGTACATATtctcactctaatagagcagtctcatattctaataaagcattcaaatATTTGCCTTTAAAGTGAACCTTTTCAGAGGAGCATGCTACTAAAGTTAGCCCTCACTCTTTGGTCTGTTCTGCTGCTCTTGTTTCAAAAACTTTAACTATTGTTTGTTCTGTACAAGTTACTGCTATCAGGTTTTTGTGTCATCTTCCACAGCTACACCAAACTTGTCAGTAAAGGTATGGAGAAGGCAGAGCTGATCATCAAGGTCAGTGTTAGTGGAGTATCATCAACTGGTACTGTTAGTACACCTGTAGGTGGTGATGACACCACATGAACGAGCGGCAGACTTTGTAGCATCATATCTCAAGATCACTGAACAAGACTTGGATGTCAGTAACTTCCAACGAGTGTTAGAAATGAAAGTGAGTGGATCATGACATCATTCATTTGTTTACTGGTTCAATGTAGGGACTGAAACGTAGTGAGCAACAAGCATTGATGGAACTATTCAAATCATCAGCTAGTCGTTCTGGCAAAATGACTACTCAAAGTGACCAAGAAAGTAGTACTATTAGAAAACTGGAGAGGTTAATTAGAATAAAGCCACAAGTATAAAATTTAATTGAAGCGcctaatataattaattattaaCGTTGCTTAGTAACGGTAACGCACGATGAGCAGCCACGCCTTCCTCGAGTGGAGCGCTGAGGAAGTCAGCGAATGGATCTCGTCGATCGGTTATCCTCAATATCGGGTGagtgttccatctgtttagtgtttGGGAGTTAGAATGCGCGTCGTTAACTCTAGGAGTGTTTCTTGACCAACCTCGTAAGTGGGAAAAAATTAATTTGGCTAGAGGCGTCTAACCTACCACAAATTGGGATCACGGATTTTACCCACATCAAAGTGAATGCTCCATATTAATGAACAATTCTACATGCAGATATATCCCTAGGATATCACACGTCAAGTGAGGGAACTATTGAGAATACATGAACCAGATTGGAACAGATCAATAACCAAACTGCCCAGAGATAAGAGGGGTATGTTTCTCGAGAAGAAAAGTCAAACTGGCATTTATGCAGACTCATTACAAGAGGATACATCATAACATCGTTATTGTTTGTTATCAGTCACCATAAATGAAAATGCTTTATAGCCATAGTTAGTGAAGATGTCCACCTTGGGAGAGCTACCAGCAACACTCAACACCTGTAATGTATTAGGGGAATTAGTGGGTACTTTATGTGGTCCATTGTTAACCTTATGACTTGACTTCTTGTTGGCTGCCAGTGAGAATACGTGTAGTTGTGATGAAGGTACAGTGGCTGTAGAGGTGCCATTGATTGTCCAGTGTCGTACGATTGCCTCTGAACCAGCAGTAATCAGCTACGGAGAGTAAATAGAAACAGTACTCCAAATGGATTTATCAAAAATACCACTACTTCCCTGGTAAACTGCTTGGTCAATATACagctgtacatatgtacatcaaATAGCTATTTCTTCCACTTCTGGGTTTGATAACCtagactatagtatgttcacgttgagctgaatcctgaaaaaacagctaaaaattaaaagtggattttttctcaacagagtcaacatttcagccaaccagataattattggtaacagcaaaggtgtcaacaacagacacgtacggtttggctccattacaagttcgggaaagggctgtaatggacactgtactgatacggcttccccataggaagtgtattgtgaaaattttgattggccgtaaatactatgtcaaacatttgaacaaaaagattttgaaatatttttagcgggtcaagcagtactacaaatgagccaaattcaagatcatgtgtaattgcatccatgagttattaaatgtttttgaggattcagctcaacgtgaacgtactataagACATGCACACTTACCTTTTCACTTTCAAACAGCACGGCCTGAGTAACGACCTTATTTGGTACGGGGAGAGTGATGGCATTAGATAATGATGACATGTGGTACACACATGGTGACATTGAACCACCACATGCCTAACAACAGGACATCATCATGGTAACTATGACACAAAACATCACCGCTGCCTCACCATCCAGTCACCAGTAGAGTTACACGATATACACGTCACAAACTCCTTCTTCTAAAGGAATGAACAGTAAAACACACTATGTATCAGAAATATCTGGTATCATTTGCACAAATAATGCAACTAGATTTACATGTCATTATACCAGACAATTCTGCACACACaaaaactagctagctagcgaATATGTGAAATATGACATACGTCTTGCTTGCTGCTAGGATGAAGGGTTTTCACTGGCTTGTCCATGGCAGAAACAGTGTCTACAGTGAGTGTACTAGTAACAGTCTATTACAACAGGCCATACCCCATATACACAGTGACCCATCTTCTGATGCTGATAACAACTGGTTGCTACCTGGTCTGAGGCAAACTGCATGAACATAGTCTTGGTGACCATTGTAAATAGCCTGGAAAGGAGCAGTGTATTTATTATGTACTACACACAGGCACACATACCTTCACACTGCTGTTCTGCAGgtcccacacatacacactactaTCTCCACATCCAGCATATAGAGTATTCTATTGATATCAGTGACTATATCAGACCAACACACTATGGTACAGCTCACATTATTCACAGCCATGCTGTTCACTTCACAATCATGACATCGTGTCTCCTTAGCAACCAGTTCTGCTTTTGGTTGACATGTTGAAGATGTTGTAATTTCTGACCAAGCCCACACCTTGATGCAATCAGAACCTCCACTGTGTAATGGAGTGTGTCACCCACACCCCTCAGAACAGAGCACAACACATGCTCACCTCAGCAACAGTTGTCCACTcgtagccaagctgtaaatagGTCCCTTGTGAGCCTTAATCACGTGACTGGCTGTACCATTTTCCACAGCCAAGCTCTGTGCACGTGTGATGCTATCCACACCACATAAATGACTAGCAGTAAGGGAAATAGTGTACTTACTTAAACACTGCAATCCTGCCATAGTTATCAGCCGTAGCCAAGTAAGAACCACACGGTGAAAACTGCTGGTCGTAGACCACGGTGTAAAATTCAATAAGCGCCTCCATTTTGTAAGTAGAAAATTTTTTTCAACTTTCACAATGACGGCATTAGGCGCCTTCAAGTTTATTTGCTGTCTTCTGGGAGTTGCGATCAGCTTGTACGCACTTCATGTTGAACATGAACACGAGAAAGACTCCAATTACGAAGCGTTGTGTGACATCGGACCACAGGCAAGCTGTTCTCAAGTGCTCACTTCACGGTATAAAAGGTCAAGATAAATTACTTTGTTACTTATTTTTAACAGTTACGGTCGGGGACTGGGTTTTATAGGTCCCCTCCTAGGAGAGGACCACCCGCTAAATGTGTCCAATGCACTTGGAGGGATAATATTTTACACCACCTTGATTTTGTTAGGTAAGGCACTAATCCCATAACCTATCCTATACAAGTTCTTTCTGCAGGATTTTTTGATATGGTTTGGctaagtttcattgtagctctGGTTGGCACAGCAACAAGTATCTACCTCAGTTACATCTTGGTCTTTGTGTTATCTGACCTGTGTCTGGTGTGTCTCTGCATTTACATCGTGAACTCCGCCATATTGGCTGCTTGTTATGTGTCGTTAAGGAGACGAAATGTCAAATCACACAGTGAATAAACAATTTGATACACAAAATACTTTTTGATACACAAAATAATTTACATACCatgaattacataataatttGTTGTGAAGAATTGTTACATAATGGCACAGGTGGGTGGATTATCTTCTGAAGAATGGGATTGTGGAGAAAGTAATTCTTCCAACACGTTTGGCAGCCAGGTAGATGTGGACGACGGCATACACTAATATAACTCACATGAGGTATTTTGCAACAAACACATACACCCCACACTACGGCTTTATGGAATTTTCAGGATGTAAATCTCACAGCTATCTACCCATGAATATTAATCCCTATCACTGTCAATAGGAGATGCCTAATTTAATTTTTGTGGGTTACACAAAAGACataagcctgtacagggtgcttCCCTACAGATATTACATACAACACAACCACAAAAACAAATTAATGGTAACAACTACAAAATGAAGAACACCATATATATAccgttgctaaaaataaatttttcacAGATTTGCCAAcattcccaaaatgtattaactATATGGAGgattaaatatttcaaggataaaattctTTCTGGTAACCCccaaatcagcaaaaattttcccgCTCGAAATATTTAGGATATACGGTACCATAAAATTAACCAAAActagaaaacaaaacaaaaatgtaTCAGTTTTTTTGCTTAAAGTACTTGGTGGAAGCTGATAGCATATCAAAAGAAATCAAGTTCCAGATAAATACACAATTAATAAAAAATGAATACCTGCATAGTTCAAAAAACTGGATCTAAACTTATTAATAAGTGTGCCTTACACACAAGCACTATAAGTTTCTAAACATAATACTATGGCTATGAAATTTGCGTTATTATACTTGTGAGGATTAAAATGAAGCTTGCAAAGCCAATATGAAGAAACCATCCGTcccacacacattacacacacacacacaaatgacaTGTACACACTCACAGCCAGGAACTAGTAGGATAATAGCGACAATGAAAAATATTATGCCTCGTATAGCTTCAACATGATGATTAATAATCTCCAGTACAATTCCAGTGACAAGACAACCTATTAATGATGAGACTGACAAGTGTCATTGTAAAATATACTACACACCTAATCCTAACAACACAATCACCCAGGCTGTTATTACAACCCGATAATTCTCTTTCACCTCAGGCTCCAAAAACCACCTACAACCAAACAAACAACAATCATAAACCACACACACTTAAAACAAACAACTTCACAGACCATTTTGCTCTTCGCTGGTTGAGTCTTGATTGTATGTTCCACTGATCTGGTATAAAACTGTCCTCAAGATTATCTTCTGTGCCATCTTGTCCATCTTCATTATCTAGTAACTGTTGTGTATCATCAGTGGTTGGTTGGTCTAGTTCAACATTTGACAACTCTGTGCTCTCAGGTAGTTCCCTAACGGATACCAGGGATGGCTCTGAATCCGCCATCAGCTGGTTAACAAATATCACGTGAATTTAACAGTCATTATTTCACACTTAAATACATTATATATAGTATTCACGTAGACAGTAAGACAATGTTTTTATCACATACAGGCTTACTGATTTGTAATATTTAGCCTACTGTTTGCTATCGCATAAACCTTCAGCGTATTCTAAATAGTGCGCACAGATCCGTAAATGTTCATGACACGGTAACCAATAGTTACCATGCCGAGAGTGATTTCTACAGCTACGAATAGGACATCATTCAAGAAAGGCTCGGAATCAGCAAGCTCCAGTAGAACCCCTTCGACCGATCGTACGGGGAAAAGCAGCCGTGAGGTAAGCGTGGACAATTAGCAACACATGCGGGGTTACATAATGCTGCATCGCGTGGGTAGCTCACAGAACATGCTTGTATTAGCTATGGGAGTTATATTTAGCATTTACGATGTTATTATCCTTACTACTGCAGTAATTATTAGgtgctaactactctaataatacaaccattttgttgtaaaatagaGTGCTGTTGGCTCAGCAAGAAGAAAGTCTACCGTTCCCAGGAGAAAACGCCATGTTTTTAATGAGATAAGAAAGTATCAAAGAAGTACAAACCTACTTATTAGGAAGGCACCATTTGGCAGACTAGTAAGAGAAATTGTACTAGACTTATTCCCATTTAATGCCAACCTGAGATGGAAACCTGCAGCAATTGAGTGTCTACAAGAAGCCAGTGAGGCATATCTAGTGAACTTCTTAACAGAGTGTAACATGGTGGCCAATCATGCTAAACGTGTCACACTAATGGTACAAGACATTAATCTAGTAAAACATTTAAGATACAGTTTTCACGGATCCATTTAACCACTACAATCTAGACTTCCCTAtgtgtttgtattgtattaCTATCTCTCCGTCTATTAACTGTTGGATTTCCTGTGTAAAATAGCACTAAATAATTGGAGCACAGCTATGGAGAGTCACACACCTTCTGAGGATATTGTAATTCTTTTAGTATCTCAACTGTGTGCTGTCCTGTGTTTAAGACACCGGCTGTGTCCGTCGATCTTCCTGGTGTTCGGGACAGCTTTGGAGCAGGACCTGTGTACCATGGTTAAACTGCTTATGCGTTCCAAATGTGTCTACTTACACACTTGCACATCATCACTAGCTGTTCTCTGGAACATGCCCCTATGTCTGTAAGtaaataaaacatacacattATTTAAACATGTGACCAGGCTATACCTCTGGCATTATTTGATATCCTACACATTTGGAAATTACAGTTTTAGAATAGGTTTTTAATTTAACCAAACTGTTGCTTACACATTATGTGGATGAGTTACTGCTTCATCCATGTCTAGTACTGGCTGAACACAAGCATCTAAATCTGTTCATGACACTAGCAGTATAGTCCCTGTATACTATAATTGTGGTGTTGTGTACCTGAGAAGATCTCTGTCCACTGCTGTTGGGTCTTGGTGGCAAATATTTCAGCAAATTTCTGCTTCATCTCAGGCTAAGCAGCACAGTATAACCATCAATGTATTGTATAGGGTCAACACTTGGACAATCCAACCATTAGGTTATGAATCACATAATTACATAACTCAGCCACCTGTAAAACCAAACTTCCTGTTGGTCCTTGTCACAGGTTCATGTTTTTCCCAAATTATTTTTACTACAGAAAATAGCAACACAGCTACATACCCATTTCTGTATGTCCATTTGCCCAGGGAGATCATCTTCATTTAATCCCAATCCTTCTAACAGTGGGCTGTAGTGAATATTATTAACAGCTACAATAAGGCAAAATCTATGAATGGCATGACCTAAAGAATTGTTTAAatattgtgtgtgtattatAAGGGTATTTCTATATGTAATGCACACTGACTCACTTGTAGAAGTTTGGTTCAATAGCTCCCACAGCCATATAACGACCATCAGATGTAGTATAACTATTTGTAACAGGTAACTACATTACACTTCATATTTCTCACGTACACTTCATAAAATGGTGCTCCACTGTCTAGAAGATTATGTCCACGAGGCTCTAAAATAACAACCGGATAGTGTCAGATTTGGGGTCAAATACAGTGAAAATACTAGATATTTCCAAATACAAAATTGCAAATACTTTTGTCAGGACAGCTAGAAATACAAGTCTTTGAATACAACTTTATTATTAG from the Dysidea avara chromosome 13, odDysAvar1.4, whole genome shotgun sequence genome contains:
- the LOC136242921 gene encoding THO complex subunit 6 homolog encodes the protein MEALIEFYTVVYDQQFSPCGSYLATADNYGRIAVFNITRAQSLAVENGTASHVIKAHKGPIYSLATSGQLLLSGGSDCIKVWAWSEITTSSTCQPKAELVAKETRCHDCEVNSMAVNNNTLYAGCGDSSVYVWDLQNSSVKAIYNGHQDYVHAVCLRPGSNQLLSASEDGSLCIWDTVSAMDKPVKTLHPSSKQDKKEFVTCISCNSTGDWMACGGSMSPCVYHMSSLSNAITLPVPNKVVTQAVLFESEKLITAGSEAIVRHWTINGTSTATVPSSQLHVFSLAANKKSSHKVLSVAGSSPKVDIFTNYGYKAFSFMVTDNKQ
- the LOC136242957 gene encoding vitamin K epoxide reductase complex subunit 1-like: MTALGAFKFICCLLGVAISLYALHVEHEHEKDSNYEALCDIGPQASCSQVLTSRYGRGLGFIGPLLGEDHPLNVSNALGGIIFYTTLILLGFFDMVWLSFIVALVGTATSIYLSYILVFVLSDLCLVCLCIYIVNSAILAACYVSLRRRNVKSHSE
- the LOC136242949 gene encoding transmembrane protein 134-like is translated as MADSEPSLVSVRELPESTELSNVELDQPTTDDTQQLLDNEDGQDGTEDNLEDSFIPDQWNIQSRLNQRRAKWWFLEPEVKENYRVVITAWVIVLLGLGCLVTGIVLEIINHHVEAIRGIIFFIVAIILLVPGLYAVVHIYLAAKRVGRITFSTIPFFRR